A single window of Nicotiana tomentosiformis chromosome 1, ASM39032v3, whole genome shotgun sequence DNA harbors:
- the LOC104112360 gene encoding protein FAR1-RELATED SEQUENCE 2-like, whose protein sequence is MGFYKSDVAMGSPSSPAFGLDERKDFPPVESNDDHGYFDEELTTDMDMYVAEDDKCLRHSNGEQTSSDNAIEPQIGMEFNSRDDARDFYMSYGRRIGFTVRIHHNRRSRINNVVIGQDFVCSKEGFREKKYIHRKDRVLPPPPATREGCPAILRVALRESKWVVTKFVKEHNHALMSPSKVPWRGSTRKLVSQDEKDQRIRELTLELYNERQRCKRRCAAYQEQLQTLLKFIEDHTDHLSRSVEEAVQRVKELENEQLEESD, encoded by the exons ATGGGCTTTTATAAGTCTGATGTGGCAATGGGGAGCCCATCTAGCCCTGCATTTGGTTTGGATGAAAGAAAAGATTTTCCACCAGTTGAGAGCAATGATGATCATGGTTATTTTGACGAAGAGCTCACAACAGACATGGATATGTATGTCGCTGAAGATGATAAATGCTTAAGGCATTCAAATGGAGAACAAACATCAAGTGACAATGCTATTGAGCCACAGATTGGCATGGAATTCAACTCCAGAGATGATGCTAGAGACTTTTACATGTCATATGGCAGGCGGATAGGCTTTACCGTGCGGATTCATCATAATCGGCGGTCTCGGATCAATAATGTGGTTATTGGACAGGATTTTGTCTGCTCGAAAGAAGGTTTTCGTGAGAAAAAATATATTCATAGGAAAGATAGAGTTCTTCCTCCGCCACCTGCAACTCGAGAAGGCTGTCCTGCCATTCTGAGAGTAGCTTTAAGGGAAAGCAAGTGGGTTGTCACAAAATTTGTAAAAGAGCATAATCACGCTTTAATGTCGCCGAGTAAAGTTCCGTGGCGAGGATCTACAAGAAAATTGGTCAGTCAG GATGAGAAGGATCAAAGAATTCGAGAGCTGACCCTTGAACTTTATAATGAGAGGCAGCGATGTAAGCGGAGGTGTGCAGCTTACCAAGAACAACTACAAACATTGTTGAAATTCATTGAGGATCACACTGATCATTTATCAAGAAGTGTTGAAGAAGCAGTCCAGCGAGTGAAAGAACTTGAGAATGAACAGCTAGAGGAATCAGATTAG